GCCACAGTGATTTTAGGAATTAAACTCAGATTTGCTAATcgcgtcatgcaaccaaaattaatgtgacaaagtcgtgaatgccaaacattagactcattattaatagaattgacgctgttcacgaccttattacaaaaatccgAAAGGGATAAACGGAACAAAcctccgcactcataacctttaccaataaattgtccatacttagacacgataactttattggactcaaacactaacttaaatccGTCCTTGCAAAGGAGGGATCCACTAACAAGATTCTTCTGAATGGAGGGCATATGCTGCACGTTCCTCAGCTGCACGATCTttcccgaagtaaacttcagatccaccgtgccaacaccatgaacagaagcatgggcgccgttccccatcatcactgaggagctgatggcctgatatgaagaaaacaaggaaatatcagCACAAACATGAATAGTTGCGCCTGTATCGACCCACCAATCGATGGACTGACATACAGAAAATATagtaaataaattaccatacctgcctgcatcttcattgttgccaatggtcaaattagCAAACTTTTGCCGAATCTGTCCTCTTTTGCGCTCCTTGCAGTTACTCGCCCAATGGCCAAGTCCTCCACACACAAAGCAAGgatccttgtccttgttgcctcctttcttcttcttcttgaaagtgGTAGTGTTCTTTGGACCAGCATTATTGaatgcctttccctttcccttgttgttactgttgttgtggttgttcctctgaaccatgttggcagtggacgtaccctcttgtgtgttgcctttggggccagcatcttttgctctcgccttctcctcaacatcaagagtcccaatcaggttctccacagagatttcttgtctcttgtgttttagtgaagtagcaaagttcctccacgagggaggaagcttggcgatgatgcccccggcgacaaacttgtcgggtagtggacacttgaattgctcaagttccttagccatagtcaataactcatgagcttgttccactacagatcggtttgcaaccatcttatagtCAAAGAACTGCTCCATGACGTACAGCTCACTGCCAGCGTCAGATGCGCCAAACTTGGCATCGAGCGCATcccacaactctttggcaTCCTGATAGTGCAGATAAGCATCAACGAGCTTATCTCCCAGCACACTACAGATCGCACCGACgactacaacacaagcctcaacatacaactgctgagaagcaattgtttgagtcttcctgtgttgtaccgcccaccatgcgcccatagccacgagccacatatgacatttatactgccacctcttaaagtgcagtccagtaaacacaggtggtttcaatgcgacagcaaattgagacatcgaaaattgcctacacgcataaggtttttggattgttgacaaattaggtaatttcgatgaatatttaatccagaaggacagtgtgtaaaacatgtagcacattatatcatgcaaactagacaaattaaatagcaacacacagcaataaaactcatctaatttcacggcatgaataatagaactactaatcaaaatcaacaagaaagagcagattacgtacggtgctgtgctcttttcttgtgtttgtttgttgaggtcggtgacgagtccggtggcgtcgatgttcacgccggcagcagcagcagccttgactacctcctgagcagcgggCAGTGTATTTAGGAAACCAacaattatcgggatttgagataagcacgacccagctcgggctcgggctcgatccacgaaacgcgcgcgtcgtgacgaggcgagcggaggaggaggaggagcgcgcgtagggattttccttgctcacttgctcaagaggtgagaaccaacataccttatatattggtccaactccccctaaactagcaatgtgggATTATTCCtacttcctcatcccactacatgaatgggcttttgagatttttcaggaattaatttcagattgcgccttgggcctaacccaaaattccaacagtTTATACGTAGCTTGTGTGCTCTGGACTTGGAAACCTTTATCTCACGGACCAATGTTTGGGATTCAAGCTTTCATAGAAAGACTTGCTTTTAAATTTTCTTTAGCTATGAAGCATTGCCTTCTGTATCCAGGTCAATGAGAAGATTTATTTTACGGCATTCGCCTTGTTTAATTGTGATGATGACGACAAGAGGAATTTAGCAATCTTACGCGATGCTGGTCTCTACATTAGAGATATTTCTGGCATTGCTTGTGAGGATTGGGAGATACTGAAGCTTGCAATAGCTGTCAAGGTGATATATGTCGCCCTACAGAAGAACTCACAGATTTTCATGTGGTAAATAATACTTGCTATTTTTGTATGCGGTCTCTGCTGCTCGGTGTGCATTTCATGGAAGCTTGTATATATATCATATAATGTGTTAAATCATGCTCCTTTCAGGTTCTTGCAGAAGATGTGGTATCAAAGTTGAAAGGTGATGCATGGAAATATGAAGGTGTCGCAGTTAAGGTCCATTGGCTGACTGCCTACAGATCAGTTGCGTCTAACCATGGTCTCAGGATTGAGAAGAAGAGAATGTTGGGGTCCTTGGTTAGGGAAGCTAAGAAAGCATATGAAGCAGAAGAAGCGGAAGTATGTCAGAAGGTTAATAAGTTGCATGAAGAGTCGcagcaaaattttgaaacgAAAGCTGTGTGACAACAGTGGTGAGGGTACTCCCCATAAGCGACATAAATACTGATTAAAATGCTGGGCAGCCTACCATCTATAGGTCAAGCATTCTGATTCAAGGGTCTCATGCTCTCTTGTCTATGTCCGAGGGTGCTCTTTAATAAGATGGGAGTCGGGGACATGAGCTTGAGGTTGTCGTCGAGATTGGAATTCATGGACAACTTATTACTTGTTCGAGTTCATGATTAATTTTATGCATTGTGGTAAGATATAGACCTGCATGGTGTTTGACAAAACAAAACGACCCTCGATCTCGATGTAGGGCTGTATAATCGTGCTGTAAAACTAGAGATTCCGAGTAGCATCGCCTCGCCAATGAGGAAGAACAGTCACACAAGataaagtaaaaaaagaaacataaatGAATGTGGAGCACTTCTCTTTATTCAATACTATAATCAACTTGTGTTTACAACACGGGGCACTCCATTTATATAGGGGTGCCTATTCATGGTAAGATTCGTATATTACTAGTCAAGTAGCCCACACGTAGGACTAGGACTAGACCTTCCAGAGTCTTCCTAATTCATCTCCTATTTGGTTTCATGACATATACTCAACCTTGTGCTATTTGAAGTTGCAAGCTAAGTTTGCCTTATTCCAGGTCACTTTTTGGCCTCAACAGGAAAAAGTGACTAAAACCTACTTATTTCATACACTGcttcctagctagctactccctTGGTTCTTTAAACTACTCCACTGTTCCCATGAATTAGCCTTTATAGTGTCATTTTCCCTCACGGTAGGTCACTATAAGGGGTTGATTCATGGGATtgagggagtaattaattcTTACACTATTATTATTTATCCCCTCCTTTTGACTTTTAAGCCTTCCTTTCAGGGATATATAAACCTAAAATACCCTGGAGAAAAACTGTCCAGCATCATGCCACGCATGCTCAGCGGTGTGTCCAACATCATACCACACATGCTCAGCAGTGTTTCCAACATCCTGCCACGCATGCTCAACAGTGTTTCCAACATCATGCCACGCATGCTCAACAGTGTTTGCAAAGTTTTGAAGTTCATTATAAGCTTCTTGAGCTAAGCTCATTGCGCTGTGATAACCTTGTTCTACCATGTTTGGAAGATTGTCGAAGAATTCCTTCAAGGGATGCTCTAAATAATCAGTGTAAACATTCACAAGAACATGTTCAACATGCTCAGCTGCAATAGTTATAACACCTGCTTTTACAGCTTCCTTGAACATGCCTCCTAGTCGGTATGGAACTTTTCCGACCCATACCTGCCTCATCCCTGGCATTTCGCACCTCTTGTGTTGCTAGATATGTACGGCTGCAAAAAACATTGTGTCACCGTTAAATTAAATGTTGACCTTGCTTTTAAGTAAGCTTCCTGGTGACAGACTAACTAAGTTTCAAAATGGTAAAATATATGTGGTCAAACTTGTTGCGAGAATCAAATAAGATTACGAtatgatgaagaggaagaaaagtCAAATCTGCGAGGAAGAAAGTCAAACCAAGAAATGTGGACTTAAGGAACCAAACTCTTAACTGAGCAACAAGTTAACCTTGAGTGGTTCGTAGACAGAGAAAATAGAGGAACTCGCAGATCAAAGAGAAAAGGGAGAGAACCCATGATATGCTTGTTAACACTGCAAATCAGAATCAGACCATCGCTTGCTTCAAAGAAGCTCTTATCCTGGGATGCTGGAATATTTGGAATCATCGAAACCATATTATTTTCCAGAATGAGAATAGGAGATTAGATTCAGCTTTCCAActttttttaaattattttACTCATGTCAGACACCGTGCCAAACCAAGTCTGAAAGAAGGAATGCCGGCATGGCTAGACACTTTATGATTTTCCTCGATCAATTTTGTAAATATCCATTGTACATACCCATCTTCTataaatgaaaatgacacggTAGGAACCTTCCCTACTGTTTTGtgtctaaaaaaaagggagagagCCAGGTGTATGCACCTCAATTTGCACAGGGGTTGTTCTTCGGTCTTCAGCTCTTTGCTCTAGGGTGGAGGACGAGAGGAACGGAGGGGCTCTATTTATAGCCGCAAAGCTGGGTTTACGTCATTCGCTTTGTACTAGTAAGAACCCGGGGCCTGGTTGTAGCCTATTTGTCTTGCATCACAGCCAGGTTATTCGACATGGTTCTGGAGCAAGCATAAATTGAATGGTTGGCACCTCCATTCCACTCCTGGGTTCGGCCATATCCATATGGCATATTCCATTTTCTATATGTGGCCTTCATCATATATGCTAGGTTAAAGCTTCAGATTCGCGGGCCGGTCGTTCCGTTGCCACACCTGTGTTCATAACGATCGGCTTAGCCACGGCTCCATACCTTCGCAGCTCGCGTTGCGTCTGCTCGGCTCCAAAGTGTCGTGGAATGTCCGAACGTCGTGCTCTCGGCGCACTGGCAAAACGACCAGTCGATGGACGCGCCGGAGCCCTACATCCGCATGCGCACCGGCGACGAGATTAATCACTCAGAGATCCACTACCAGGAACTCCATTCAATAGTGATGTAATAGGTATAAAAGACCCTGAGATACCATCAGATTCTGCTTGAACAGTATTCAGCCACTCGATATGAGACATAATACCGTTATCCCTTCCAACTCTTCGTTTAGGCATCATCACCAAATCCTGAGACCACAATCAGTAAATATAAATAAGACATGAACAGTGAAAATGGTATCAACACAAAGACCTATACCTCTGTTGTAGTGTAAGATTTCAGTGGACTGGACTCCACAAATCTCAGTCGGTGTTCTCTTCTGTCACTCTGCAGGCATGGAAAACATAAATTTCTGAGCTAAGAAAACGCACAAGCAACCTTTTGTAGTCTGTACCAACATATATGACGGACATAAACGTTAAGAGATGTTAGAATTCAAGTGAACAACCTACACACAAACAACATATCAAGAGCAAGCCTATTGGCACATACATCATCCTTTTCCATATGTGTCTACTGTGTATGGCTATTGGCAGATTCACAGACAACATGTGTGGATGTCAATTCAACAAATTCCAATTAAAGAAGTTAGAGCTGGTATGCAATCTATTTGCACTGATCAAAAGCTGCAGTCCTGTGAGTACTGAGTACTGCCAAACTACAGATGTGAACTGCACATAGTTTATTGCACAAGTAGCAGGCTATGGTAATACTAGATACCAGTTAAGATATTTAGTGTGGAATAGAAATATGCAAGGGCAAGTGAAAGTCAGAAAAATTTAGAGGCTAGTGAAACATCTTATCCTTATCTTTAAGCATCCCTGAAACTAATGTCAGATTGCCCATTTGCATCAAGAAATCTCCTATAAGACATCTCCTTCAATCGTTTTTGAACATCAACATTCAACAGCTtgcaattagaaaaaaaaaacagcaaattTTTATtagatgtatatatattatcCCGCCGCCGGGCATACCTCCCACCCCCACCCCGCCCCTGGCTATCCCGACGGGCATACCTCCCCCCTCTCTCCTGCGCGTCCTAACCCTAGACCCCCAACCCTAATCCTAAGACCCTAACTCTACTCCTAATCCTACCTGTTCTACTCGACTTGCAAGTGATCCAAGGCTCGCCTCTATATGCCGGTGCTCTTCCATCTCCGCGAGCCGTGTGAGACTAAAGGAAATACAGTAGCACGTACCGGAATAGCCTGGCCGCCTTCCCCGGCGCGAATCCACGAGGACGCCGACAGCACGGGAGAACTCCGCCGCCTATCCTGGGCCTCTggtcgccggccggccggccggccggcgagctcctcgAAGCAGTCCGCCTGAGAGCGAGAAGACGATCCAGGGCACAGAGAGAAAGAGTCGGTCCGTTCAGTAATATATCGGCCCAAAAACGCTTCGGCCTAAAAAGAATCGAGCCAGTAAGCCCAACGGCCCGGCCCAGTAAAACAGGATAGGTCAGCCCACCTATGTCTtctcgtcttcttccccttgccCTCGCCGCAACCGCAAGCGCAACCAaccctcttctccttctccaccCGCAGCGCAGCCAGCCACGAGCTCAAATCTCAATCGatcggaggaggcggagaaCCGGAGATCGGATCGGCGATGGCGACGTTCGACCCGTGGCCGGTCTTCTTCCGTAGGGAGTGGAAGCGCAACTGGCCCTTCCTCGCGGGCTTCGCCGTCACCGGCTTCCTCATCACCAAGATGACCGCCGGCTTCACCGAGGAGGACCTCAAGAACTCCAAGTTCGTCCAGGAGCACAAGCGCCGAGCCTGACGCTCTCAGGTCACCCTTCCCCCTGCTTTCTTCTCCCTGCTTCCCGTCGTATCCTGCCGATCCGCCGTGCAATTAGGTCTTGGTGACCCATCCAGCGCTGTTCGTTCGCTCGTTCGTTGTCTTCCTGCCGTATCCGGGCGCCAACGTTGCGTCGATGCGTTGAAACGAGGCAAGACCAACTGAGACCGAGAATTGCATTGATCGTTTGATCCTGTGGATGGATGTTTGTTTTCTGCATAGACAGTAGGTCGTAGGAATTGCATCCCCTGACGCAGTCATTTTGTGTTATCCTTCTACATGTATTCTTAGGTTACTGTGGTTCTTAGGTTACTGTGGTTTGTTGTTTGGATACGTAGCAGCAAGCTTCAAGATGTTGATGCCATTGCAAAATGACTTGTCTTTTTTTGTCTGGACCATGAAAATGATTTTCAGATGATTCAATATGGTGTTCCTGTTTTCTTTCCTGGGATAAGCTGTTTCAGAAAAACACTAGTAAACCATTTTGGAACTACAAACAGCTGCCGTTTATTTACGCTTTACTCCCAACAATAACATGGTCAAAGTGCTTGAAGGATCTAGTTTGTGTTCATTGTCAGTCTTTTGTCATATTGCCATGAATACAGTATCTGCTTTGGTTGGTTGCTGAGCTAACCGTGAGTTTATGCCCTCACATTGTTCAATGTTCATATGTTGACATGCTGCAATTGAACCATGTATGCTGCATAGTTGCCTACCACAAGGATCAGGTTACTGACAGGTTGATGATTTTGTTTCCTCCAGGTGAAGGAATGGCTGCTGCAGTTCCCAGTCATTATAAGCGTGGTCGGCAATTTTCTTACGTTATTTGAATGAATTCACCAAAGGAATGACTTAGTCTACCCAAGTTTCTACTGTAATGTTGTAATAAGAGGCTTTTGAATACCTAAACCAACAAATGTCAGCTCCAATCTATATTTCAAGTCAGATTATTGCatatcttgttttcttttcacaTGGTTATGCTTGGGGCAACATTTGCGATGTGGTGACTGGTGAAAAACCAGATCCTTTGTTATCATATCACCATTGTGCGTTGCTGTGTGATTGATGTGTCCTGTTCTTTTGGGGGGTGGGAGGTAACCTGTTTGGTTTGTTGTGCGCCTGATAAATCACAATAGATGCTTATAGCTGATGTTCATGTTCTTTCCATCTGTAACTTTGGCTATGGCGACACGGAGCATTGTTGGAAAGGGTAACTGCATCAGGTATATGCATGATTGTCCGGGATGTGCATAACTGGAGCAGAGGCTGCCCATGTTGCTTGTTTTTGCAATGTGAAAGACTGGAATTGTTCATGCCGCAATTCACTAGGCAATTGGTGGGAGTGCAGCTTGTCTGGATTGCTTGATTGCATTTGCAGCTGTTGAACAATTTAGTTTTCCAGTGGAAAGGAAACTCGATCGTGCCCCTCAAGGTGCAGCCAGGTTTATTGCTGGAACCTGGCTCCCAATTCTTCACAGATTCATGGGCATGCACAATACTTTTGTCAGTTTCACATTCGTGGGCTGTCTCTGTGTGAAAAGTTCCCCGACATCTAGTAGGTGATTCAACAAAGCATGCATTGAACAAGGTCTTTTACAAGTTGGACAAATGCAAATTCAGCGACAATCACGCCCATGGGATGGGTTAGATGATCCTCTACTGCAGCTAGTGCCCACCAAGAACGTCTGATTTGCTGATGCAGCGGCGAGCACCCGAATCTTGGAAGAGATGTCAATGATATTTACATGGTCTTCAACTTTGAAAGTGCTTTCTTCCGCTGCCCAAGCATGTAAGTATACATATGCGGGCTCCCTGCGGTGAAAAATTAATTTAAATTGTCAATATTAAGACGAGCACACAGTGAAGTTGAATGAACGGAAATTGATGCCGGGGACAAGGGAGGTACCTGGAACATAAATTACAAGTGCAAGGATTGATGCATAGAGGTAATCAAATGAAAAGTTCCATTTATTGGGCATTCTAAGACAGTACTTCTCTGATGCCTGCAATTATCAATTTGAGTGCAAAAAGCATATTAGCAACATAAATTATGTTGATGTACTGATCAGTTACCTTGATAGATCTCCTCAGAAATTAAGAGAATACCTTAATGAACTGCAATGCAATGTATATCAGGCCAACCTCGCTGCTGATACCAGTTGGGTACATGACTAGGAAGGAACTATACCTGTATAAATTCAGGTTTGATCTTTTGAGATAATGATTCAGGTCTAATGGTTGCAATGTAAAGATCTTCTCTTTTATGATTGATGCTGCtttaaattaaataaataCGTGATCTTAAGCAAAGTTAATATTGGTAGCAGTGTAGCTTAGTCTCACCTAAGCCATAGAAGCCATGACGGAGCGGATCCAAAAAGCTCTTTTGTGCCGAAGAAGGAATACCTGATAATCTGCAATGCGACACCCGACACTCGAGTAGTTAGGTGTCTGGATGCTGCAGAATTTGTTTCTATCCATGGAGTGTGAAGTGGTAAAATCATCTATATCAGCGGGCTCTAAGAAAGCATGGGCCGTATGAATATGACATGGCTTGACAACCTATGTATACAATACGCAACACACTTTATTTGTAATCCGCCGCTTTAAAGCAATTATTCCCTAGTGGTTGCTAATGTTGTGTTTCTACAAGAGCATCATTGCACTGAAGCCTGATCCACCTCATTTGCAACTAATTGTACTGAAAATAGAAGGCATGATTGAATCTATAAACTGCAGTTACGCACACATTTTAGTGCCTTTGACTTAAAGCTGATTTCACTCATGTAACAGTATAGTCAATTAAGCTAGGACAATCATGTGTTAATTTTCTGTCATTAGTATCTTAAAGTTCAACTTGGAACAGcaatatcttcatgccaaAAGCATCCTTGCATCACTTTAGGAAGAGATTTTCAGTTAGTCTGACAACAACAGGTCCTGCCTCTGACATAGAGTCTAACATGTATTTCTAGTGCTTATTTCTGcagtacatacatatatgccAGTCAGTCAATGATGTATACCTCAGTGATAGACCAGCTGATGACCAATGAGCTCACCAGAATGTGTGTCCTGACCTGCAAGCCCAATCACAAACAGCATGAAGCAAGATGAGCAGCAAGAACACACACGGCGGCATGGTACTAATGGCAAAGGTAGAAGATGACTGGGAGAGCAGTGTGAGCCATGGGCACCTCAGGGAAGCTCCAGAGGATGCCCCAGGTGACGAAGAGCCGGGATCCGATCTGCGGCAGCGTCGCCGACACCGGCGACCTCACCAATCCCACCAGCCCGTGAAGAAT
The Brachypodium distachyon strain Bd21 chromosome 2, Brachypodium_distachyon_v3.0, whole genome shotgun sequence genome window above contains:
- the LOC100839898 gene encoding uncharacterized protein LOC100839898 yields the protein MATFDPWPVFFRREWKRNWPFLAGFAVTGFLITKMTAGFTEEDLKNSKFVQEHKRRA
- the LOC100842646 gene encoding very-long-chain (3R)-3-hydroxyacyl-CoA dehydratase PASTICCINO 2A, with product MAAALKRAYLSVYNWAVFFGWAQVLYYAVTALLGAGHEGVYAAVERPLQLAQTAAVLEILHGLVGLVRSPVSATLPQIGSRLFVTWGILWSFPEVRTHILVSSLVISWSITEIIRYSFFGTKELFGSAPSWLLWLRYSSFLVMYPTGISSEVGLIYIALQFIKASEKYCLRMPNKWNFSFDYLYASILALVIYVPGSPHMYTYMLGQRKKALSKLKTM